A single window of Treponema denticola ATCC 35405 DNA harbors:
- a CDS encoding ABC transporter substrate-binding protein: MKNKLFIILGFLCMSTLLFAGGSKEGSTKQEKGREMYGYMVPASVPQRTAVGQVVLLQMLDMLDVDIVARPSTKREISARYKDKTEIGMPMRVDLEKLKEVNPDFYLATGDRGAPIAEQLKALNIPAEFLQTTTYTDILNSMKYLGEVYNKQKEAAAYVKEVEDVVAKVKAANKNKKPLKVLIIAGFPNSMSIHTEGSFVGSLIKVLGAENIWKDNTVKNTTVPMNLELVKASNPDIILLTSHGDAKDTAKMYEKEFQSDFWQKIDAVKNKRYYSLDTRIFFIAGSPYIPEALETLGNYFYGSK, encoded by the coding sequence ATGAAAAACAAATTATTTATTATTTTGGGTTTCCTTTGTATGAGTACCCTGCTGTTTGCAGGAGGAAGCAAGGAAGGCAGTACGAAACAGGAAAAAGGCCGTGAAATGTACGGCTATATGGTTCCTGCATCCGTTCCTCAAAGGACTGCTGTAGGACAGGTTGTTCTATTACAGATGCTTGACATGCTTGATGTCGATATAGTTGCAAGACCTTCGACAAAACGGGAAATAAGTGCAAGGTATAAGGATAAAACGGAAATCGGTATGCCGATGCGCGTTGATCTTGAAAAGCTTAAGGAAGTAAACCCCGACTTTTATTTGGCAACCGGTGATAGGGGTGCACCTATTGCAGAACAATTAAAGGCTTTAAATATCCCTGCGGAGTTTTTGCAGACTACAACCTACACCGATATTTTAAATTCGATGAAGTACTTAGGTGAGGTTTACAACAAGCAAAAAGAAGCCGCAGCTTATGTAAAAGAAGTCGAAGATGTGGTTGCAAAGGTTAAAGCTGCCAATAAAAATAAAAAACCTCTTAAAGTTTTAATTATTGCAGGTTTTCCCAACAGTATGAGTATACATACGGAAGGTTCTTTTGTCGGCAGTTTAATAAAGGTCTTAGGTGCGGAAAATATATGGAAGGACAATACGGTAAAAAATACTACGGTTCCTATGAATCTGGAGCTGGTAAAGGCTTCCAATCCCGATATTATTTTGCTTACCAGCCACGGTGATGCAAAAGATACTGCAAAAATGTACGAAAAAGAATTTCAAAGTGATTTTTGGCAAAAAATTGATGCCGTTAAAAATAAGAGATATTATAGTTTGGATACCCGAATATTCTTTATTGCAGGGTCCCCTTATATACCGGAAGCTCTGGAAACTTTAGGCAACTACTTTTATGGAAGTAAGTAG
- a CDS encoding methyltransferase, with protein sequence MKKSVRFLSKKSSEYIGEVLLFRKKLSALVNIKELIDSNQEKNTEKFSQNKFFDFAEMAQINIQEILTFRKQTLLAAVNSSCKKGPKNVLDLGGGAGVMLGAIAKQYPCASYTLFERPVVAKIAYDYIKQISLKNTVKIIEGDFLKDDIRNDYDLIIASGIFPFRNLIKKEDCEKDKKIMLTVFYTLF encoded by the coding sequence ATGAAAAAAAGTGTTCGGTTTTTATCTAAAAAAAGTTCCGAATACATAGGAGAAGTTTTACTTTTTAGGAAAAAACTATCCGCCCTTGTAAACATAAAAGAACTTATAGATTCTAATCAAGAAAAAAATACTGAAAAGTTCTCTCAAAATAAGTTTTTTGATTTTGCGGAAATGGCACAAATTAATATCCAAGAAATTCTAACTTTTAGAAAACAAACCTTGCTGGCCGCCGTAAACTCATCATGTAAAAAGGGACCTAAAAACGTACTTGACCTTGGCGGAGGAGCCGGTGTCATGCTCGGTGCAATTGCGAAGCAATACCCCTGTGCTTCCTATACCTTATTTGAAAGGCCCGTTGTTGCAAAAATTGCCTATGATTACATAAAACAGATTTCCTTAAAAAATACGGTTAAAATAATAGAAGGCGATTTTCTAAAAGACGACATACGGAATGATTACGATTTAATAATCGCTTCCGGCATCTTTCCTTTTCGGAATCTTATAAAAAAAGAAGATTGCGAAAAGGATAAAAAAATTATGTTGACGGTTTTCTATACCTTATTTTAA
- a CDS encoding ABC transporter ATP-binding protein translates to MERNGIGKTTFIKCLAGILTWSSGSSLIMGKPVEKRTNFLGYVPQAKVPSFSYTVLDFVSFGRSSVNGYFASPSKKDYEASLAVMEELDIAFLKNRFCNEISGGELQLAYIAKALVCKPRILILDEPESNLDFYNQGRVLKTLKKLSRQNKTTIIINSHHIQNMLIIADKGLLLSEGHFLFGSIDLLITNENIKTFFNSDVFVLPVLHEGQSFKTFVVKL, encoded by the coding sequence ATGGAACGCAACGGCATCGGAAAAACCACCTTTATAAAATGTCTTGCGGGAATTCTTACATGGTCATCAGGGAGTTCTTTAATCATGGGAAAGCCTGTAGAAAAACGGACAAACTTTTTAGGCTATGTTCCTCAGGCAAAGGTGCCTTCTTTTTCGTACACGGTCCTTGATTTTGTTTCGTTCGGAAGAAGTTCCGTAAACGGGTACTTTGCTTCTCCGTCAAAAAAAGATTATGAGGCATCCCTTGCCGTTATGGAAGAACTCGATATAGCCTTCTTAAAAAATCGTTTTTGTAATGAAATAAGCGGAGGAGAATTACAACTTGCCTACATTGCAAAGGCTCTTGTTTGTAAGCCCCGTATTTTGATTCTTGATGAGCCGGAATCCAATTTGGATTTTTACAATCAAGGCCGGGTATTAAAAACGTTAAAAAAACTTTCACGCCAAAATAAAACTACAATAATCATAAATTCTCATCACATACAAAATATGCTGATCATTGCCGATAAGGGCTTATTGCTTTCGGAAGGCCACTTTTTGTTCGGCAGCATTGATTTGCTTATTACAAATGAAAACATAAAAACATTTTTTAACTCCGATGTTTTTGTGCTACCCGTTTTGCATGAGGGACAAAGTTTTAAAACATTTGTAGTAAAACTTTAG
- a CDS encoding SPOR domain-containing protein, translating to MNKKILFSLIFIISFSCIWAVWEGNGGIGSSTDFPAEGLFVRSDMFPKHTLLEITNLEKNVKARAVVIGPSGIPGLLASLSPELGEKLGVPRGKVIRIRVLTPSPVNEEGDDGKSISAAGPESQDLDNNPAIFVASHSDLPNANLKKEEAESVSENTGSDTILYDDLKSPIEDTPSETAEDVPVVEEVPDVNAIPDPVVEEPEVEPIKEVEKVEEKPAEDSSLMYAPETVAPITETYMEPAKENPPITVDPINEPAAKPEAAPAPVTEVSEPQKPEQPKEEIEDVEVVDPVVEPVDEAPVEEKKVDTVAAVTPKNEPIADKKEDPPAPAEETSVEETPVEEAEDSGTYDETDSDIYTTAEEKPEEESAVPVNEIKPVSSKLEKGKTYVQIVIYDDKYNRDDVLKKYGKKYPMVVEERLVKNNTRYTIFVGPLKPDETGAVLERFKQLGFKDAFLKKGK from the coding sequence ATGAACAAAAAAATTTTATTTTCATTGATATTCATTATATCGTTTTCATGTATATGGGCGGTTTGGGAAGGAAACGGAGGAATCGGCTCTTCTACCGATTTTCCGGCTGAAGGCTTATTTGTCAGAAGCGATATGTTTCCTAAACACACCCTTTTGGAAATAACAAACCTTGAAAAAAATGTTAAGGCAAGGGCCGTTGTTATAGGGCCATCAGGAATTCCCGGTCTTCTGGCCAGTCTGTCACCCGAATTGGGAGAAAAGCTCGGAGTTCCGCGGGGAAAGGTTATCAGAATAAGAGTCCTTACGCCTAGTCCGGTAAATGAAGAAGGCGATGACGGAAAAAGTATTTCGGCCGCCGGCCCTGAATCTCAAGACTTAGATAACAACCCGGCCATCTTTGTAGCATCTCATTCGGATTTACCGAATGCAAATCTCAAAAAAGAAGAAGCCGAATCCGTATCCGAAAATACAGGCTCAGATACAATTCTCTACGATGATCTTAAAAGCCCTATTGAAGATACACCCTCGGAAACGGCTGAAGATGTTCCTGTAGTAGAAGAAGTTCCTGATGTGAATGCTATACCTGATCCCGTAGTTGAAGAACCTGAAGTAGAACCAATTAAAGAGGTTGAAAAGGTTGAAGAGAAACCTGCCGAAGATTCATCTTTGATGTATGCACCTGAAACCGTAGCTCCCATAACCGAAACCTATATGGAACCGGCAAAGGAAAATCCTCCTATAACGGTGGATCCTATAAATGAACCCGCAGCAAAACCGGAAGCGGCCCCTGCTCCTGTAACCGAGGTATCGGAACCGCAAAAACCCGAACAGCCTAAAGAAGAGATAGAAGACGTTGAAGTTGTAGATCCTGTAGTAGAACCTGTTGATGAAGCTCCGGTTGAAGAAAAAAAGGTTGACACAGTTGCCGCCGTTACCCCAAAAAATGAGCCTATTGCAGATAAAAAAGAAGACCCTCCGGCTCCTGCTGAGGAGACATCGGTTGAAGAAACACCGGTCGAAGAAGCCGAAGATTCAGGCACGTATGACGAAACCGATTCGGATATATATACTACAGCCGAAGAAAAGCCCGAAGAAGAATCCGCAGTTCCTGTAAATGAAATTAAGCCTGTTTCAAGCAAACTGGAAAAAGGCAAAACCTATGTTCAGATAGTAATCTATGACGATAAATACAACCGCGATGATGTTCTAAAAAAATACGGGAAAAAATATCCTATGGTAGTGGAAGAAAGGCTTGTAAAAAACAACACAAGATATACCATATTTGTAGGGCCTTTAAAGCCTGATGAAACCGGCGCTGTTCTTGAACGTTTTAAGCAGCTTGGCTTTAAGGATGCCTTTCTCAAGAAGGGAAAATAA
- a CDS encoding NAD(P)(+) transhydrogenase (Re/Si-specific) subunit beta, which produces MTDTVYYIICGVLSIGVLLGINMMSKVKSAVKGNRLSALCMLAAVCVTLYKYNIFSAGMMWAGLAIGAAIGIYLTIKVEMITMPQTVALLNGLGGAASAVAALLTLAAVNTQAGIFAIVTGGIALAVGALTFSGSLIAAGKLHKLLPQKPTVLPAHQALTTVSFLGMIAFIVLLPIKPELMIIISVAGLVISLLFGIFFAIRVGGADMPITISLLNSTSGVAASIAGMAIGDILLVSVGGIVGASGLLLTQIMCRAMNRSLASILFSKAASPAKPAKPAQPASPSESSSKEASEKQAQQTGEAKPAQQELTATGHADKSQLTSWFNDAKEIIVIPGYGMALSQAQGLVKQLADKLESMGKNVRFAIHPVAGRMPGHMNVLLCEVDIPYDKLYEMEAINPDFDKTDLAIIIGASDVVNPAANTAEGTPIYGMPVLAAEKAKKLIICNFDLQPGYAGVPNPLYEPNPNTMMLLGDAKDSINTMLDSLRTKGGTAGSSSGGESANSGAEVSQKQAGTEAQIGPWFKEAKEIIVIPGYGMALSQAQGLVKQLADKLESMGKNVRFAIHPVAGRMPGHMNVLLCEVDIPYDKLYEMEAINPDFDKTDLAIIIGASDVVNPAANTAEGTPIYGMPVLAAEKAKKLIICNFDLQPGYAGVPNPLYEPNPNTMMLLGDAKDSLNKILENL; this is translated from the coding sequence ATGACGGATACGGTTTATTATATTATTTGCGGAGTACTCAGCATTGGGGTTCTTTTAGGAATCAATATGATGAGTAAGGTTAAATCGGCAGTTAAGGGAAACCGTTTAAGTGCCCTTTGTATGCTCGCAGCCGTATGCGTAACCCTTTATAAATATAATATATTCTCTGCAGGAATGATGTGGGCAGGGCTTGCGATAGGAGCGGCAATCGGTATTTACCTAACAATAAAGGTAGAAATGATTACCATGCCCCAAACAGTTGCCTTACTCAACGGCTTAGGCGGAGCAGCTTCGGCTGTTGCAGCCCTCTTAACTCTCGCAGCGGTTAATACTCAAGCAGGAATATTTGCTATTGTTACAGGAGGAATAGCCTTAGCAGTAGGAGCTTTAACCTTTTCAGGCAGCTTAATAGCTGCAGGAAAGCTTCACAAGCTTCTTCCTCAAAAACCCACGGTTCTGCCTGCTCATCAGGCTTTGACCACAGTCAGCTTTTTAGGAATGATAGCCTTCATCGTTCTTCTTCCTATTAAACCTGAACTAATGATAATCATTTCGGTTGCAGGGCTTGTAATAAGCCTGCTTTTCGGCATCTTCTTTGCTATACGCGTAGGCGGAGCGGACATGCCGATTACGATTTCTCTTTTAAACTCAACATCGGGTGTTGCGGCCTCAATTGCAGGTATGGCGATAGGAGATATTCTCTTGGTATCGGTAGGAGGCATAGTCGGAGCTTCGGGGCTCCTGCTTACCCAGATTATGTGCAGGGCAATGAATAGGAGCCTAGCTTCAATTCTTTTCAGTAAGGCGGCTTCTCCGGCTAAACCGGCAAAACCTGCACAGCCTGCAAGCCCTTCAGAATCTTCATCAAAAGAAGCGTCAGAGAAACAAGCTCAGCAAACGGGAGAAGCAAAACCTGCTCAACAAGAGCTTACGGCAACAGGACATGCCGATAAATCGCAGCTTACCTCATGGTTTAATGATGCTAAGGAAATCATCGTTATCCCCGGCTACGGCATGGCTCTTTCACAAGCCCAAGGCTTGGTAAAACAGCTGGCAGATAAACTTGAATCTATGGGAAAAAATGTGCGTTTTGCCATTCACCCCGTTGCAGGAAGAATGCCCGGCCATATGAATGTGCTTTTATGCGAAGTTGACATTCCCTATGACAAGCTCTACGAAATGGAAGCTATAAATCCGGACTTTGATAAGACGGATTTGGCTATAATCATAGGAGCAAGCGATGTTGTAAACCCCGCCGCAAACACGGCAGAAGGTACACCCATCTACGGAATGCCGGTCTTGGCTGCAGAAAAAGCTAAAAAGCTAATCATCTGTAACTTTGACCTACAGCCAGGCTATGCGGGAGTTCCAAATCCCTTGTATGAACCTAATCCCAACACCATGATGCTCTTAGGCGATGCAAAGGATAGCATAAACACCATGCTCGACTCTCTTAGAACTAAGGGAGGAACCGCAGGAAGCTCTTCAGGCGGAGAATCCGCCAACTCAGGAGCGGAAGTAAGCCAAAAACAAGCCGGAACGGAAGCTCAAATAGGCCCTTGGTTTAAGGAAGCAAAGGAAATCATCGTTATACCCGGCTACGGCATGGCTCTTTCACAGGCTCAAGGCTTGGTAAAACAGCTTGCAGATAAACTTGAATCTATGGGAAAAAATGTGCGTTTTGCCATTCACCCCGTTGCAGGAAGAATGCCCGGCCACATGAATGTGCTTTTATGCGAAGTTGACATTCCCTATGACAAGCTCTACGAAATGGAAGCTATAAATCCCGACTTTGATAAAACGGATTTAGCCATAATCATCGGGGCAAGCGATGTTGTAAACCCCGCCGCAAACACGGCAGAAGGCACGCCCATCTACGGAATGCCGGTCTTGGCTGCAGAAAAAGCTAAAAAGCTAATCATCTGTAACTTTGACCTACAGCCAGGCTATGCGGGAGTTCCAAATCCCTTGTATGAACCTAATCCCAACACCATGATGCTCTTAGGCGATGCAAAGGATAGTTTAAACAAGATATTGGAAAATCTATAA
- a CDS encoding NAD(P) transhydrogenase subunit alpha, with amino-acid sequence MSLELILVLVFVVTTLIGYKLIKNVPSLLHTPLMSGMNALSGITILATMTATAYAVTTGSKIFGCIGIICATINVVAGFGLTDRMLKMFKTGNESKEDTK; translated from the coding sequence ATGAGTCTGGAATTGATACTGGTTCTTGTCTTTGTTGTAACGACCCTTATAGGCTACAAACTGATCAAGAATGTACCAAGTCTTTTGCATACCCCTCTTATGTCGGGTATGAATGCCTTATCCGGCATTACTATTTTGGCTACAATGACCGCTACGGCATATGCAGTTACAACAGGCAGCAAGATTTTCGGCTGTATAGGCATCATTTGTGCAACAATAAACGTAGTTGCAGGCTTCGGTCTTACGGACAGAATGCTTAAAATGTTTAAAACAGGCAATGAATCTAAAGAGGATACAAAATGA
- a CDS encoding NAD(P) transhydrogenase subunit alpha: protein MIIGIPKEIMHGEDRVAATPETCELLVKDGHKVLVEKGAGEGAYFHDPEYEKAGAEIVSDVKKLFSDSEIILKVKEPLYNDAMGCHEIDMMHKGQYLITFIHPAAPVNHEMVKNMAKKGVISLTLDGVPRISRAQNMDALTSMSTCAGYKGILIAANLLPRFIPQIFCAVGMIKPMNVLVVGTGVGGLQALATAKRLGAVTYAADIRPAAREQAQSLGAKIIDLGVPENEAIGEGGYALHLKKETLENERKLLAPHIKDMDIIFLSALVPGKLAPVIITEEMVKTMKPGSVIVDISIDQGGNCELTPPGEVVKKHNVHLVGIKNIPGLLPSSSTWMFAQNICNLTRYLIKDGKIELDRNDDIVKGILTTIDGEIVHKGAREAMGI from the coding sequence ATGATTATTGGTATTCCTAAGGAAATCATGCATGGAGAAGACCGTGTTGCCGCTACTCCGGAAACATGCGAGCTTTTGGTTAAGGACGGACACAAGGTTTTAGTGGAAAAAGGGGCCGGTGAAGGCGCCTATTTCCATGATCCGGAATATGAAAAGGCCGGAGCGGAAATAGTTTCCGATGTTAAAAAGCTTTTTTCCGATTCGGAAATAATTTTAAAGGTAAAAGAACCCCTTTATAATGATGCAATGGGCTGCCACGAAATAGATATGATGCACAAAGGACAGTATCTTATCACTTTTATTCACCCTGCAGCTCCGGTTAACCACGAAATGGTTAAAAATATGGCAAAAAAAGGCGTTATTTCTTTAACCCTCGACGGAGTTCCTCGAATTTCAAGAGCACAAAACATGGATGCTCTTACTTCGATGAGTACCTGTGCAGGTTATAAAGGAATATTAATTGCTGCAAATCTCTTGCCGCGATTTATCCCTCAAATTTTCTGTGCCGTAGGTATGATTAAACCTATGAATGTCTTAGTAGTCGGAACAGGTGTAGGAGGCTTACAGGCTCTCGCAACTGCCAAAAGACTTGGAGCAGTAACCTATGCAGCCGATATCCGGCCTGCAGCCCGTGAACAGGCTCAGTCCCTTGGTGCAAAGATTATCGACTTAGGCGTTCCCGAAAATGAGGCCATCGGAGAGGGCGGCTACGCCCTTCATCTAAAAAAAGAGACCCTCGAAAACGAAAGAAAGCTGCTTGCTCCTCATATTAAGGATATGGACATAATCTTCCTTTCGGCCCTTGTTCCGGGAAAACTCGCTCCGGTTATAATCACCGAAGAAATGGTAAAGACCATGAAACCCGGCTCGGTAATCGTTGATATTTCAATCGACCAAGGCGGAAACTGTGAGTTAACACCTCCGGGCGAAGTTGTCAAAAAGCACAATGTTCACCTTGTAGGTATTAAAAACATCCCCGGACTTCTTCCCTCAAGCTCTACATGGATGTTTGCTCAAAATATTTGCAACCTTACCCGCTATCTTATCAAGGACGGAAAAATCGAGCTTGACCGAAATGATGACATTGTCAAAGGTATTCTTACCACTATTGACGGTGAAATCGTTCATAAGGGAGCCAGGGAGGCAATGGGCATATGA